A DNA window from Theobroma cacao cultivar B97-61/B2 chromosome 5, Criollo_cocoa_genome_V2, whole genome shotgun sequence contains the following coding sequences:
- the LOC18600580 gene encoding RING finger protein B has product MGSLGAETAKKKAMWLYPKVSGFNPSERWGHSACYSNGVVYVFGGCCGGLHFGDVLMLNLNTMVWNTLVTVGQGPGPRDSHSAVLVGTKMMVFGGTNGSKKVNDLHVLDLASKEWIRPQCNGAAPSPRESHTATLIGEDKVVIFGGSGEGEANYLNDLYVLDLRTMRWTSPQVRGHIPVPRDSHSAVAIGNKLVVYGGDCGDRYHGDVDVFDMDTSTWSRLAVQGSLPGVRAGHAAVNIGTKVLIIGGVGDKHYYNDVWVLDVNACSWAQLDICGQQPQGRFSHTAVFSESDIAIYGGCGEDERPINELLVLQLGAQHPNGRYNISMCKTFGSHWNQEKRRFLRVAPNNLKTFYFGDNDSVRQGAHEPAQEAKHSSQLNSDTSNPKRRRTANSKAWEVESEQEEHSLSLSQHSSPSQSDQEQAPAQKPTDSTGSEGLNLFKQFHHIPNNFQPNNVPNNHKETRYMVHKTQQDLQFIREHQNLQKPEQYLHVVHPGRQGTQYLAGEQKHLDAGPTHNLLGAEVRGKVDAAFDSGFLMTATVNGKIFRGVLFAPGLGVISRGPMHAQSPASTSQVAAAAQPYLSSSNSEPYKSSQPPTMRIVPESGHSSRTAQVNRPNSVTRATSSAAKDPKLRSDLRDVVLTLGGPGTSHV; this is encoded by the exons atggGGTCTCTCGGAGCTGAAACtgcaaagaagaaagcaatGTGGCTGTATCCAAAAGTTTCAGGTTTTAATCCTTCTGAGAGATGGGGGCATTCTGCCTGCTATTCCAATGGGGTTGTTTATGTTTTTGGG GGGTGTTGCGGAGGTCTACATTTTGGTGATGTTCTCATGCTAAATCTCAACACAATGGTTTGGAACACTCTCGTGACCGTAGGGCAGGGTCCTGGCCCTAGAGACAGCCACAGTGCTGTTCTTGTGGGGACTAAAATGATGGTGTTCGGGGGCACTAATGGTTCTAAGAAGGTGAATGATCTTCATGTTCTGGACCTTGCATCGAAAGAGTGGATTCGACCTCAATGCAATGGTGCTGCACCTTCTCCTCGTGAAAGTCATACTGCCACGCTGATTGGTGAGGATAAGGTAGTGATTTTTGGAGGAAGTGGGGAAGGTGAAGCAAATTACTTGAATGATTTGTATGTTCTGGATCTTAGGACTATGAGATGGACTTCTCCTCAGGTGAGAGGTCATATCCCGGTCCCTAGAGACAGTCACAGTGCTGTTGCAATAGGGAACAAGCTTGTTGTGTATGGTGGGGACTGTGGTGATCGATATCATGGAGATGTTGACGTGTTTGACATGGACACTTCAACTTGGTCAAGG TTGGCTGTTCAAGGCTCTTTACCAGGTGTTAGAGCAGGTCATGCTGCTGTGAATATTGGAACAAAG GTTTTAATTATTGGAGGGGTGGGAGACAAACACTACTACAATGATGTTTGGGTACTAGATGTGAATGCTTGTTCTTGGGCTCAGCTAGATATATGCGGCCAGCAGCCTCAAGGGCGGTTTTCTCATACAGCTGTTTTCTCAGAATCAGATATTGCTATCTATGGAGG GTGTGGGGAGGATGAGCGTCCAATCAATGAGTTACTGGTTTTACAACTTGGAGCACAGCATCCAAATGGTCGTTATAACATTTCCATGTGCAAAACTTTTGGAAGCCATTGGAaccaagaaaagagaagattCCTAAGAGTAGCACCAAATAACTTG aaaactttctattttgggGATAATGACTCAGTAAGACAGGGAGCTCATGAACCAGCACAAGAAGCAAAGCACTCTTCTCAGTTAAATTCAG ATACTTCAAACCCAAAGAGGAGAAGAACTGCCAATTCAAAGGCATGGGAGGTTGAGTCAGAGCAAGAGGAACATTCCCTTTCGCTCTCGCAGCATTCATCTCCTTCACAATCTGATCAAGAACAAGCCCCAGCACAAAAACCCACAGATTCCACAGGGTCTGAAGGACTAAACCTGTTTAAGCAGTTCCATCATATTCCAAACAATTTTCAGCCAAACAATGTTCCAAATAACCATAAGGAGACCAGATATATGGTACACAAAACTCAACAAGATCTGCAGTTTATAAGAGAACATCAAAACCTTCAAAAACCAGAACAATATCTTCATGTTGTTCATCCTGGCAGACAAGGAACACAATACCTGGCTGGGGAACAGAAACACTTAGATGCAGGGCCTACTCACAATCTG CTTGGTGCTGAAGTTCGTGGTAAAGTTGATGCAGCCTTTGACTCGGGTTTCCTGATGACAGCAACTGTTAATGGGAAGATATTCAGAGGGGTCTTATTTGCACCT GGGCTGGGGGTCATCTCTAGAGGGCCAATGCATGCTCAAAGTCCTGCATCAACAAGCCAGGTTGCTGCTGCTGCTCAGCCATATCTAAGCTCAAGCAATTCAGAGCCCTACAAGTCCTCCCAGCCACCAACAATGCGCATTGTGCCTGAATCCGGTCATAGCTCTCGAACAGCTCAGGTAAACAGACCGAATTCGGTCACCAGAGCTACTTCATCTGCAGCAAAGGATCCAAAGCTAAGAAGTGATCTTAGAGATGTGGTTCTGACACTAGGAGGACCTGGAACTAGTCATGTCTGA
- the LOC18600577 gene encoding RNA polymerase II-associated protein 3 isoform X3 — translation MASKHSRDQALKTNEKGRPTGKSSLIDSSTTSSRQYDYLQNYDKFNSLSSSFVTEENMPDAASEKELGNEYFKQKKFKEAIDCYSRSIGLSPTAVAHANRAMAYLKIKKFQEAEDDCTEALNLDDRYIKAYSRRATARKELGKLKESIEDTEFALRLEPNNQEIKKQHAEFKSLYEKEILQKASGVLRKSMQGAQEVGKSETKENGLGMHSASNSTQRTGVATVQGYQTKVSEYDKQKKPEKGSVTSEGIGDRNTLAGSRKDGTQLDSGIVGSESIKKNNRTRKPELKASVQELASLAATRAMAEAAKNISPPNTAYQFEVSWRALSGDRALQAHLLKVTSPSALPQIFKNALSASMLVDIIKCVATFFREEVDLAIKYLENLTKVPRFDMLIMCLSSTEKADLLKVWDDVFCNEATPIEWAEILDNLRSVYCLKR, via the exons ATGGCAAGCAAGCACAGCCGTGATCAAGCTCTG AAGACCAATGAGAAAGGAAGGCCAACAGGGAAAAGCTCCCTGATTGATTCTTCGACTACCAGCTCTAGACAATATGATTATTTGCAGAATTATGATAAATTCAACAGTTTATCAAGTAGTTTTGTGACTGAAGAGAATATGCCTGATGCTGCATCTGAGAAAGAACTG GGAAATGAGTATTTTAAgcaaaaaaagtttaaagaagCTATTGACTGCTACTCGAGAAGCATAGGCCTGTCGCCAACAGCTGTAGCTCATGCCAATAGGGCTATGGCCTATCTTAAGATCAAAAA atTTCAAGAAGCTGAGGATGACTGTACAGAGGCCTTAAATCTTGATGATCGGTACATAAAAGCATACTCACGCCGAGCAACAGCAAGAAAAGAACTTGGGAAACTTAAAGAATCGATTGAAG ATACTGAGTTTGCCTTGAGGTTAGAGCCTAacaatcaagaaatcaagaaacAGCATGCAGAGTTTAAATCCTTGTACGAGAAA GAGATTCTTCAGAAGGCATCTGGAGTTTTAAGAAAGTCTATGCAAGGAGCTCAAGAAGTAGGGAAGTCAgagacaaaagaaaatggacTTGGGATGCATTCTGCCTCAAATAGTACTCAACGGACAGGAGTGGCTACTGTTCAAGGGTATCAAACTAAG GTTTCTGAATATGACAAGCAGAAGAAACCTGAGAAGGGATCTGTAACTTCAGAGGGAATAGGAGATAGAAATACCCTAGCTGGAAGCAGGAAAGATGGTACTCAACTAGATTCTGGTATTGTTGGTTCAGAGAGCATTAAG aaaaataacAGAACTAGAAAGCCTGAGCTGAAAGCTTCAGTGCAAGAGCTTGCTTCTCTAGCAGCCACTCGAGCCATGGCCGAAGCTGCAAAAAACATCAGTCCCCCAAATACAGCATATCAGTTTGAGGTTTCCTGGAGAGCCCTATCTGGTGACCGTGCACTACAGGCTCATCTTCTGAAG GTCACATCTCCTAGTGCATTACCGCAGATCTTTAAAAATGCCTTGTCTGCTTCCATGTTAGTTGACATCATTAAATGTGTTGCCACCTTTTTCAG GGAAGAAGTGGATCTGGCTATTAAGTATCTAGAAAACTTAACCAAGGTTCCAAGATTTGACATGCTTATCATGTGTCTTTCATCTACGGAAAAGGCCG ATCTTCTCAAGGTATGGGATGATGTATTCTGTAATGAGGCAACTCCAATAGAGTGGGCAGAGATTCTTGATAATTTGCGTTCTGTGTACTGCCTTAAAAGATGA
- the LOC18600577 gene encoding RNA polymerase II-associated protein 3 isoform X1 has translation MASKHSRDQALDFQGFLNNLQDWELSLKEKDKKMKSQASDKEQLKTNEKGRPTGKSSLIDSSTTSSRQYDYLQNYDKFNSLSSSFVTEENMPDAASEKELGNEYFKQKKFKEAIDCYSRSIGLSPTAVAHANRAMAYLKIKKFQEAEDDCTEALNLDDRYIKAYSRRATARKELGKLKESIEDTEFALRLEPNNQEIKKQHAEFKSLYEKEILQKASGVLRKSMQGAQEVGKSETKENGLGMHSASNSTQRTGVATVQGYQTKVSEYDKQKKPEKGSVTSEGIGDRNTLAGSRKDGTQLDSGIVGSESIKKNNRTRKPELKASVQELASLAATRAMAEAAKNISPPNTAYQFEVSWRALSGDRALQAHLLKVTSPSALPQIFKNALSASMLVDIIKCVATFFREEVDLAIKYLENLTKVPRFDMLIMCLSSTEKADLLKVWDDVFCNEATPIEWAEILDNLRSVYCLKR, from the exons ATGGCAAGCAAGCACAGCCGTGATCAAGCTCTG GATTTCCAGGGCTTTTTAAATAACTTGCAGGACTGGGAACTTTCACTTAAGGAGAAAGacaagaaaatgaaatcacAGGCTTCTGATAAAGAACAATTG AAGACCAATGAGAAAGGAAGGCCAACAGGGAAAAGCTCCCTGATTGATTCTTCGACTACCAGCTCTAGACAATATGATTATTTGCAGAATTATGATAAATTCAACAGTTTATCAAGTAGTTTTGTGACTGAAGAGAATATGCCTGATGCTGCATCTGAGAAAGAACTG GGAAATGAGTATTTTAAgcaaaaaaagtttaaagaagCTATTGACTGCTACTCGAGAAGCATAGGCCTGTCGCCAACAGCTGTAGCTCATGCCAATAGGGCTATGGCCTATCTTAAGATCAAAAA atTTCAAGAAGCTGAGGATGACTGTACAGAGGCCTTAAATCTTGATGATCGGTACATAAAAGCATACTCACGCCGAGCAACAGCAAGAAAAGAACTTGGGAAACTTAAAGAATCGATTGAAG ATACTGAGTTTGCCTTGAGGTTAGAGCCTAacaatcaagaaatcaagaaacAGCATGCAGAGTTTAAATCCTTGTACGAGAAA GAGATTCTTCAGAAGGCATCTGGAGTTTTAAGAAAGTCTATGCAAGGAGCTCAAGAAGTAGGGAAGTCAgagacaaaagaaaatggacTTGGGATGCATTCTGCCTCAAATAGTACTCAACGGACAGGAGTGGCTACTGTTCAAGGGTATCAAACTAAG GTTTCTGAATATGACAAGCAGAAGAAACCTGAGAAGGGATCTGTAACTTCAGAGGGAATAGGAGATAGAAATACCCTAGCTGGAAGCAGGAAAGATGGTACTCAACTAGATTCTGGTATTGTTGGTTCAGAGAGCATTAAG aaaaataacAGAACTAGAAAGCCTGAGCTGAAAGCTTCAGTGCAAGAGCTTGCTTCTCTAGCAGCCACTCGAGCCATGGCCGAAGCTGCAAAAAACATCAGTCCCCCAAATACAGCATATCAGTTTGAGGTTTCCTGGAGAGCCCTATCTGGTGACCGTGCACTACAGGCTCATCTTCTGAAG GTCACATCTCCTAGTGCATTACCGCAGATCTTTAAAAATGCCTTGTCTGCTTCCATGTTAGTTGACATCATTAAATGTGTTGCCACCTTTTTCAG GGAAGAAGTGGATCTGGCTATTAAGTATCTAGAAAACTTAACCAAGGTTCCAAGATTTGACATGCTTATCATGTGTCTTTCATCTACGGAAAAGGCCG ATCTTCTCAAGGTATGGGATGATGTATTCTGTAATGAGGCAACTCCAATAGAGTGGGCAGAGATTCTTGATAATTTGCGTTCTGTGTACTGCCTTAAAAGATGA
- the LOC18600579 gene encoding proteasome subunit beta type-4, translating into MNFMDSKQPESGLLGPESDSQRTLYPYVTGTSVVALKYKDGILMAADMGGSYGSTLRYKSVERMKPIGKHSLLGASGEISDFQEILRFLDELILYDNMWDDGNSLGPKEVHNYLTRVMYNRRNKFNPLWNSLVLGGVKNGQKYLGTVSMIGVNFEDNHVATGFGNHLARPILRQEWHENLSFEDGVKLLEKCMRVLLYRDRSAVNKLQIAKITEEGMTISQPYSLKTHWELSAFQNPTQGAVGSW; encoded by the exons ATGAAT TTTATGGATTCAAAGCAACCTGAAAGCGGCTTACTTGGCCCTGAATCTGACTCTCAAAGGACACT GTACCCATATGTGACTGGAACGTCAGTTGTGGCTTTAAAGTATAAAGATGGGATTTTGATGGCTGCTGATATGGGAG GTTCCTATGGGTCCACCTTGCGGTACAAGAGTGTGGAGCGAATGAAGCCTATTGGCAAGCATTCTCTTCTGGGTGCAAGCGGAGAAATTAGTGATTTCCAAGAGATTTTGCGTTTTCTTGATGAGCTTAT CTTGTATGACAATATGTGGGATGATGGCAACTCTTTGGGGCCGAAAGAGGTGCACAATTATTTGACTCGAGTCATGTATAACAGGCGTAACAAGTTCAATCCATTGTGGAACTCCCTTGTACTTGGTGGAGTAAAAAATGGACAGAAGTATCTTGGAACG GTCAGTATGATCGGTGTAAACTTTGAGGACAATCATGTTGCAACTGGGTTTGGAAATCACCTTGCACGGCCCATTCTTCGTCAAGAGTGGCACGAGAACTTGAGCTTTGAAGATGGTGTTAAATTACTGGAGAAATGCATGCGTGTTCTCCTCTATCGTGACAGATCAGCTGTTAACAAGCTCCAG ATAGCTAAGATCACTGAAGAAGGCATGACGATTTCCCAGCCATACTCATTGAAGACTCACTGGGAATTGTCTGCTTTCCAGAATCCCACTCAGGGTGCTGTAGGATCATGGTAG
- the LOC18600577 gene encoding RNA polymerase II-associated protein 3 isoform X4 has translation MASKHSRDQALDFQGFLNNLQDWELSLKEKDKKMKSQASDKEQLKTNEKGRPTGKSSLIDSSTTSSRQYDYLQNYDKFNSLSSSFVTEENMPDAASEKELGNEYFKQKKFKEAIDCYSRSIGLSPTAVAHANRAMAYLKIKKFQEAEDDCTEALNLDDRYIKAYSRRATARKELGKLKESIEDTEFALRLEPNNQEIKKQHAEFKSLYEKEILQKASGVLRKSMQGAQEVGKSETKENGLGMHSASNSTQRTGVATVQGYQTKKNNRTRKPELKASVQELASLAATRAMAEAAKNISPPNTAYQFEVSWRALSGDRALQAHLLKVTSPSALPQIFKNALSASMLVDIIKCVATFFREEVDLAIKYLENLTKVPRFDMLIMCLSSTEKADLLKVWDDVFCNEATPIEWAEILDNLRSVYCLKR, from the exons ATGGCAAGCAAGCACAGCCGTGATCAAGCTCTG GATTTCCAGGGCTTTTTAAATAACTTGCAGGACTGGGAACTTTCACTTAAGGAGAAAGacaagaaaatgaaatcacAGGCTTCTGATAAAGAACAATTG AAGACCAATGAGAAAGGAAGGCCAACAGGGAAAAGCTCCCTGATTGATTCTTCGACTACCAGCTCTAGACAATATGATTATTTGCAGAATTATGATAAATTCAACAGTTTATCAAGTAGTTTTGTGACTGAAGAGAATATGCCTGATGCTGCATCTGAGAAAGAACTG GGAAATGAGTATTTTAAgcaaaaaaagtttaaagaagCTATTGACTGCTACTCGAGAAGCATAGGCCTGTCGCCAACAGCTGTAGCTCATGCCAATAGGGCTATGGCCTATCTTAAGATCAAAAA atTTCAAGAAGCTGAGGATGACTGTACAGAGGCCTTAAATCTTGATGATCGGTACATAAAAGCATACTCACGCCGAGCAACAGCAAGAAAAGAACTTGGGAAACTTAAAGAATCGATTGAAG ATACTGAGTTTGCCTTGAGGTTAGAGCCTAacaatcaagaaatcaagaaacAGCATGCAGAGTTTAAATCCTTGTACGAGAAA GAGATTCTTCAGAAGGCATCTGGAGTTTTAAGAAAGTCTATGCAAGGAGCTCAAGAAGTAGGGAAGTCAgagacaaaagaaaatggacTTGGGATGCATTCTGCCTCAAATAGTACTCAACGGACAGGAGTGGCTACTGTTCAAGGGTATCAAACTAAG aaaaataacAGAACTAGAAAGCCTGAGCTGAAAGCTTCAGTGCAAGAGCTTGCTTCTCTAGCAGCCACTCGAGCCATGGCCGAAGCTGCAAAAAACATCAGTCCCCCAAATACAGCATATCAGTTTGAGGTTTCCTGGAGAGCCCTATCTGGTGACCGTGCACTACAGGCTCATCTTCTGAAG GTCACATCTCCTAGTGCATTACCGCAGATCTTTAAAAATGCCTTGTCTGCTTCCATGTTAGTTGACATCATTAAATGTGTTGCCACCTTTTTCAG GGAAGAAGTGGATCTGGCTATTAAGTATCTAGAAAACTTAACCAAGGTTCCAAGATTTGACATGCTTATCATGTGTCTTTCATCTACGGAAAAGGCCG ATCTTCTCAAGGTATGGGATGATGTATTCTGTAATGAGGCAACTCCAATAGAGTGGGCAGAGATTCTTGATAATTTGCGTTCTGTGTACTGCCTTAAAAGATGA
- the LOC18600578 gene encoding uncharacterized protein LOC18600578, translating to MEGFGGLGFSNVSNATRKKRSNTSRRPRSESQPQSELHDFSSLSSTPPSDNNLANVEDGAYGESDEASNDDSFQGSNVQRHGGVDSKRSSEGVLAPTNWKSTSMVGSFGIVSDGQGNEKKVKKVKLKVGGVIRTIDANTVSDGASGVGSSSTKSSHFSDAPRSMRKSIIKDNSDDHSLTSEKESSLRGVPWKDFPKGRLGVRQVDYSRGRIPAETTNETDKHEPVRKSKRVPKKRSLEGVLDDAEVDDEIRYLEKVKTTRVTADYDVEHGEDGGRKQRKISKVVSRNVGGLYVLDVEDYGSSRMGKEAKKSRSGRTSEDTDYMEEDEESVSDVEPENRRKRAKMEIVDFLGDSKKEMTVTTRQRALQAGKHISSSFGVSPIEFPNGLPPAPPKKQKEKLSEVEQQLKKAEAAQRRRMQVEKAARESEAEAIRKILGQDSSRKKREDKIKKRQEEMAQEKVANSMILASDFVRWVMGPSGTVVTFPDEVGLPSIFDPKPCSYPPPREKCAVPSCTNPYKYRDSKSKLPLCSLRCYKAIHKKMSPLAAC from the exons ATGGAAGGCTTTGGAGGCTTAGGCTTTAGTAATGTAAGCAATGCtacaaggaagaaaaggagTAACACATCCCGTCGCCCTCGGAGTGAGTCACAGCCTCAGTCAGAGTTGCATgatttttcttccttgtcATCCACACCTCCTTCAGACAAT AATTTGGCGAATGTTGAAGATGGAGCATATGGAGAATCTGATGAAGCTTCTAATGATGATTCTTTTCAAGGCAGCAATGTTCAAAGGCATGGTGGAGTTGATTCGAAAAGGAGCAGTGAAGGTGTCCTTGCCCCAACTAACTGGAAAAGCACAAGCATGGTGGGAAGTTTTGGGATCGTTTCAGATGGACAAGGAAATGAGAAGAAAGTTAAGAAAGTTAAACTTAAGGTTGGTGGTGTTATACGTACTATTGATGCCAATACTGTATCTGATGGTGCGTCTGGTGTTGGGTCTTCTTCTACAAAATCCTCTCACTTTTCAGATGCCCCCCGATCAATGCGGAAATCAATTATTAAG GACAACTCTGATGACCATTCCCTTACTTCAGAGAAGGAGAGCAGCCTACGAGGGGTTCCATGGAAGGATTTCCCAAAAGGTCGTTTAGGTGTCCGGCAGGTAGATTATTCAAGGGGTAGGATACCTGCTGAAACAACAAATGAAACAGACAAGCATGAACCTGTCCGTAAGAGTAAGCGAGTTCCTAAGAAACGCTCATTAGAAGGAGTGCTTGATGATGCAGAAGTTGATGATGAGATTCGATACCTTGAGAAGGTCAAAACAACCAGGGTAACTGCTGATTATGATGTAGAACATGGAGAAGATGGAGGAAGAAAACAGCGGAAGATATCAAAGGTAGTGAGTAGGAATGTTGGTGGCCTTTATGTCTTAGATGTTGAAGATTATGGTTCCTCAAGAATGGGAAAGGAGGCTAAGAAGTCCAGATCAGGAAGAACCTCTGAAGATACTGATTATATGGAAGAGGACGAAGAATCAGTTTCAGATGTTGAGCCAGAAAATAGGAGAAagagagctaaaatggagattGTTGATTTCCTAGGGGACTCTAAGAAGGAAATGACTGTTACTACGCGTCAGCGTGCGCTGCAAGCTGGAAAACATATCTCCTCTAGTTTTGGTGTTTCTCCTATTGAGTTCCCAAATGGATTGCCTCCTGCTCCACCTAAAA AGCAAAAAGAGAAACTCTCTGAAGTGGAGCAGCAATTGAAGAAAGCTGAGGCTGCTCAGAGACGCAGGATGCAAGTCGAGAAGGCAGCTAGGGAGTCTGAG GCTGAAGCAATCAGAAAAATTCTGGGCCAAGATTCCAGTAGGAAGAAACGAGAAGATAAGATAAAAAAGCGGCAAGAGGAAATGGCACAG GAAAAAGTTGCAAATTCTATGATACTTGCATCAGACTTTGTTAGATGGGTTATGGGCCCTTCAGGAACAGTTGTAACATTCCCCGACGAGGTCGGCTTACCAAGTATATTTGACCCCAAGCCTTGCAG TTACCCTCCTCCTCGAGAGAAATGTGCTGTTCCATCTTGTACAAATCCATACAAGTACAGAGATTCGAAATCGAAGCTTCCCCTCTGCAGTCTTCGATGCTACAAGGCAATACATAAAAAGATGTCTCCGCTTGCTGCCTGTTAG
- the LOC18600577 gene encoding RNA polymerase II-associated protein 3 isoform X2 gives MASKHSRDQALDFQGFLNNLQDWELSLKEKDKKMKSQASDKEQLTNEKGRPTGKSSLIDSSTTSSRQYDYLQNYDKFNSLSSSFVTEENMPDAASEKELGNEYFKQKKFKEAIDCYSRSIGLSPTAVAHANRAMAYLKIKKFQEAEDDCTEALNLDDRYIKAYSRRATARKELGKLKESIEDTEFALRLEPNNQEIKKQHAEFKSLYEKEILQKASGVLRKSMQGAQEVGKSETKENGLGMHSASNSTQRTGVATVQGYQTKVSEYDKQKKPEKGSVTSEGIGDRNTLAGSRKDGTQLDSGIVGSESIKKNNRTRKPELKASVQELASLAATRAMAEAAKNISPPNTAYQFEVSWRALSGDRALQAHLLKVTSPSALPQIFKNALSASMLVDIIKCVATFFREEVDLAIKYLENLTKVPRFDMLIMCLSSTEKADLLKVWDDVFCNEATPIEWAEILDNLRSVYCLKR, from the exons ATGGCAAGCAAGCACAGCCGTGATCAAGCTCTG GATTTCCAGGGCTTTTTAAATAACTTGCAGGACTGGGAACTTTCACTTAAGGAGAAAGacaagaaaatgaaatcacAGGCTTCTGATAAAGAACAATTG ACCAATGAGAAAGGAAGGCCAACAGGGAAAAGCTCCCTGATTGATTCTTCGACTACCAGCTCTAGACAATATGATTATTTGCAGAATTATGATAAATTCAACAGTTTATCAAGTAGTTTTGTGACTGAAGAGAATATGCCTGATGCTGCATCTGAGAAAGAACTG GGAAATGAGTATTTTAAgcaaaaaaagtttaaagaagCTATTGACTGCTACTCGAGAAGCATAGGCCTGTCGCCAACAGCTGTAGCTCATGCCAATAGGGCTATGGCCTATCTTAAGATCAAAAA atTTCAAGAAGCTGAGGATGACTGTACAGAGGCCTTAAATCTTGATGATCGGTACATAAAAGCATACTCACGCCGAGCAACAGCAAGAAAAGAACTTGGGAAACTTAAAGAATCGATTGAAG ATACTGAGTTTGCCTTGAGGTTAGAGCCTAacaatcaagaaatcaagaaacAGCATGCAGAGTTTAAATCCTTGTACGAGAAA GAGATTCTTCAGAAGGCATCTGGAGTTTTAAGAAAGTCTATGCAAGGAGCTCAAGAAGTAGGGAAGTCAgagacaaaagaaaatggacTTGGGATGCATTCTGCCTCAAATAGTACTCAACGGACAGGAGTGGCTACTGTTCAAGGGTATCAAACTAAG GTTTCTGAATATGACAAGCAGAAGAAACCTGAGAAGGGATCTGTAACTTCAGAGGGAATAGGAGATAGAAATACCCTAGCTGGAAGCAGGAAAGATGGTACTCAACTAGATTCTGGTATTGTTGGTTCAGAGAGCATTAAG aaaaataacAGAACTAGAAAGCCTGAGCTGAAAGCTTCAGTGCAAGAGCTTGCTTCTCTAGCAGCCACTCGAGCCATGGCCGAAGCTGCAAAAAACATCAGTCCCCCAAATACAGCATATCAGTTTGAGGTTTCCTGGAGAGCCCTATCTGGTGACCGTGCACTACAGGCTCATCTTCTGAAG GTCACATCTCCTAGTGCATTACCGCAGATCTTTAAAAATGCCTTGTCTGCTTCCATGTTAGTTGACATCATTAAATGTGTTGCCACCTTTTTCAG GGAAGAAGTGGATCTGGCTATTAAGTATCTAGAAAACTTAACCAAGGTTCCAAGATTTGACATGCTTATCATGTGTCTTTCATCTACGGAAAAGGCCG ATCTTCTCAAGGTATGGGATGATGTATTCTGTAATGAGGCAACTCCAATAGAGTGGGCAGAGATTCTTGATAATTTGCGTTCTGTGTACTGCCTTAAAAGATGA